One Gelria sp. Kuro-4 DNA segment encodes these proteins:
- a CDS encoding efflux RND transporter periplasmic adaptor subunit: MPKRYIVWGMLAVVLLALSGCKPPAKEAGPQPVAVEVAKVARGDIQVTSTLTGRVEAETEVPVPAKLSARVAAVRVRVGGKVEAGQVLVELDKKDVAEQVRQAEANLKVAEASLPPASGESAAAAGARVALESAQADLKRIESLKEQGLASEQAWEQAKARAAGAAAQYQAVLDQERAAQARYEQAQAALELARSQLENATVTAPIAGVVASLPVEVGQTVGPGALVATIVNMERVKIEVNVPEKDVVHLKEGQAAKVRIASLKGKEFTGKLTSLAPAADPKTRSFLGEVTLENPGYVLKPGMFAEVRLATETRQGVVVVPQDAVILEGDKQVVYVVSDDTARRREVKLGLGNDEVVEVLSGVKEGEDLVVTGQDYLEDGVPVTVEGRGEGK, from the coding sequence ATGCCAAAGCGCTACATAGTGTGGGGAATGCTCGCTGTAGTCCTTTTAGCTTTGAGCGGCTGCAAACCGCCGGCAAAAGAGGCAGGTCCCCAGCCTGTGGCGGTGGAGGTGGCCAAGGTGGCGCGCGGGGATATCCAGGTCACCAGCACGCTGACCGGCCGCGTTGAGGCTGAGACGGAGGTGCCTGTGCCGGCCAAGCTTTCCGCCCGGGTGGCGGCGGTTAGGGTGCGCGTCGGCGGAAAGGTTGAAGCGGGCCAGGTGCTGGTGGAACTGGACAAAAAGGATGTGGCTGAACAGGTGCGTCAGGCGGAGGCCAACCTGAAGGTGGCTGAGGCTTCGCTGCCGCCGGCTTCAGGCGAGTCGGCCGCAGCGGCAGGCGCGCGCGTGGCCCTGGAAAGCGCGCAGGCCGACCTCAAGCGCATTGAGAGTTTAAAGGAACAGGGCCTTGCCTCCGAGCAGGCCTGGGAGCAGGCGAAGGCGCGGGCAGCGGGAGCGGCGGCGCAGTACCAGGCCGTGTTGGATCAAGAAAGAGCGGCGCAAGCCCGCTATGAGCAGGCTCAAGCGGCCTTGGAGCTGGCGCGTTCGCAGCTCGAAAACGCGACCGTCACAGCGCCGATTGCGGGCGTGGTGGCCAGCCTCCCGGTGGAGGTTGGACAAACCGTCGGCCCGGGAGCGTTGGTGGCGACTATTGTGAATATGGAGCGGGTAAAAATCGAGGTCAACGTGCCGGAGAAGGATGTCGTCCATCTTAAAGAAGGGCAAGCGGCGAAGGTGCGCATAGCCAGCCTGAAGGGAAAGGAGTTTACGGGCAAACTCACTTCCCTGGCTCCGGCCGCCGATCCCAAGACGCGGAGTTTCCTCGGCGAGGTGACCTTGGAAAACCCGGGATACGTGCTTAAGCCTGGGATGTTTGCTGAAGTGCGCCTCGCCACGGAGACCCGCCAGGGTGTAGTGGTGGTGCCGCAGGACGCCGTGATCTTGGAAGGGGATAAGCAGGTAGTCTATGTAGTGAGCGATGATACGGCGCGCCGCCGTGAAGTGAAGTTGGGCTTGGGCAACGACGAAGTGGTGGAGGTCCTGAGCGGCGTCAAGGAAGGCGAGGACTTGGTGGTCACCGGACAGGACTACTTGGAAGACGGGGTACCGGTAACCGTAGAAGGCCGGGGTGAAGGCAAGTGA